From Streptomyces sp. HUAS MG91, the proteins below share one genomic window:
- the uraD gene encoding 2-oxo-4-hydroxy-4-carboxy-5-ureidoimidazoline decarboxylase — protein MTSGTTPGLTRFNASDESAAQAELHEVCASSAWGSKLLAQRPFATVEALFEASDAATAELTADDLAEAMAGHPPIGRPKPGDPTSSREQRGMAGASEELKAEMLELNLAYQDRFGHVFLICATGATGEQMLEALKARIANTPDQERAIVRTELGKINRIRLTRLAEEGDNT, from the coding sequence GTGACTTCAGGTACCACGCCGGGACTGACCCGGTTCAACGCCTCGGACGAGAGCGCGGCCCAGGCCGAGCTCCACGAGGTGTGTGCTTCATCGGCGTGGGGGAGCAAGCTGCTCGCCCAGCGTCCCTTCGCCACCGTAGAGGCCCTCTTCGAGGCCAGCGACGCCGCGACGGCCGAGCTGACCGCCGACGACCTCGCCGAGGCGATGGCGGGGCACCCGCCGATCGGCCGCCCGAAGCCCGGCGACCCGACCTCCTCGCGCGAGCAGCGCGGCATGGCCGGGGCCTCCGAGGAGCTCAAGGCGGAGATGCTCGAACTGAACCTGGCCTACCAGGACCGGTTCGGACATGTCTTCCTCATCTGCGCCACCGGAGCCACCGGCGAGCAGATGCTCGAGGCGCTCAAGGCGCGCATCGCGAACACGCCCGACCAGGAGCGGGCGATCGTCCGCACCGAACTGGGCAAGATCAACCGCATCCGCCTCACCCGCCTCGCAGAAGAAGGGGACAACACCTGA
- a CDS encoding helix-turn-helix domain-containing protein → MGGEMMPPQAAGKDDVVLSWEGVDVLAVRLPQLADSLDHILAAMERKRGRPLADLDRKEKQEVVRVLEARGAFSVRHGVETVAGALGVSRFTVYNYLNREKAT, encoded by the coding sequence ATGGGGGGCGAGATGATGCCGCCGCAGGCGGCAGGCAAGGACGACGTCGTGCTGAGCTGGGAGGGCGTGGACGTGCTGGCCGTCCGGCTGCCCCAGCTGGCCGACTCCCTCGATCACATCCTGGCCGCCATGGAACGCAAGCGGGGCAGGCCGCTGGCCGACCTCGACCGCAAGGAGAAGCAGGAGGTCGTGCGCGTGCTCGAGGCGCGCGGCGCGTTCTCCGTGCGGCACGGGGTGGAGACCGTGGCCGGCGCCCTCGGTGTCTCGCGCTTCACCGTGTACAACTACCTCAATCGCGAGAAGGCCACCTGA